A window from Mycoplasma phocoeninasale encodes these proteins:
- the rpsJ gene encoding 30S ribosomal protein S10 produces the protein MKLEIKIKAFDAQLVDDAAKKVVLLAKAENAKISGPIPLPTRREIITILRSVHVNKKSREQFESRTHKRLIILSEVSDTLIDKAKRLELPAGVQISLKSN, from the coding sequence ATGAAGTTAGAAATTAAAATCAAAGCTTTTGATGCCCAATTAGTTGATGATGCAGCTAAAAAAGTTGTTTTATTAGCAAAAGCAGAAAATGCAAAAATTAGTGGCCCAATTCCTCTGCCAACTCGTAGAGAAATTATAACCATTTTAAGATCTGTTCACGTTAACAAAAAGTCTCGTGAACAATTTGAATCTAGAACCCACAAACGTTTAATTATTTTATCAGAGGTTTCTGATACATTAATTGACAAGGCAAAAAGATTGGAATTGCCAGCTGGTGTTCAAATTAGCTTAAAATCTAATTAG
- the rplV gene encoding 50S ribosomal protein L22, which produces MNDIFNKTVHASVKMQRISPRKARLVADLIRYKSVNTALTILKNTNKKATEIIIKLLNSAIANATNNAGLDATKLYVSKILVNDGPTLKRFQPHSRGRAYPILKRTSHFYIEVTEFSNEVNELMNKGDK; this is translated from the coding sequence ATGAATGATATTTTTAACAAAACTGTTCACGCCTCAGTTAAAATGCAAAGAATCAGCCCAAGAAAAGCTAGATTAGTTGCTGACTTAATCCGTTATAAATCAGTTAATACTGCCCTTACAATTCTTAAAAATACCAATAAAAAAGCAACCGAAATTATTATTAAACTTTTAAATTCTGCAATTGCTAATGCAACTAATAACGCAGGACTTGATGCTACTAAATTATATGTTTCTAAAATTCTTGTTAATGATGGACCTACATTAAAAAGATTTCAACCTCACTCAAGAGGTAGGGCATACCCTATTTTAAAAAGAACTAGTCATTTTTATATTGAAGTAACCGAATTTTCAAATGAAGTGAATGAATTAATGAATAAAGGAGATAAATAA
- the rplB gene encoding 50S ribosomal protein L2, translating to MAIKKFKAYTNGRRNMSSLDYQANLTGHAPEKSLLVTLPSRSGRNNQGKITTRHHGGRLKRFYRIIDFKRNKDGIPGTVKTIEYDPNRSANISLVVYRDGEKRYILSPKGIKVGQTVISGEAVDIQVGNHMALKDMPEGTFVHNIELQPKQGGIVARSAGSSAQILGKDETGRYIILKLKSGEVRKFLGICRATIGEVGNEEHSLVNIGKAGRNRLRGIRPTVRGSAMNPNDHPHGGGEGHQPIGRKSPMTPWGKKALGVKTRATKKASNQFIIRRRKESK from the coding sequence ATGGCTATTAAGAAATTTAAAGCTTATACAAACGGACGTCGTAATATGTCTTCTCTTGATTACCAGGCAAACTTAACTGGTCACGCGCCAGAAAAGTCATTACTTGTAACTCTTCCTTCTCGTTCAGGAAGAAATAATCAAGGAAAAATTACAACCCGTCACCATGGTGGTAGATTAAAGAGATTTTATCGTATCATCGATTTCAAAAGAAACAAAGATGGAATACCGGGAACAGTTAAAACTATTGAATATGATCCAAATAGATCGGCAAACATTTCGTTAGTTGTTTATAGAGATGGTGAAAAAAGATATATCCTAAGTCCTAAGGGAATAAAAGTTGGTCAAACTGTTATTTCTGGGGAAGCAGTAGATATTCAAGTCGGTAACCACATGGCATTAAAAGATATGCCCGAAGGTACATTTGTTCACAATATTGAATTACAACCAAAGCAAGGTGGAATTGTTGCGAGATCTGCCGGAAGCTCAGCACAAATTTTAGGTAAGGATGAAACTGGAAGATATATAATCCTAAAACTAAAATCTGGCGAAGTAAGAAAATTCTTAGGCATTTGCCGTGCAACTATTGGTGAAGTTGGAAACGAAGAACACTCACTAGTAAACATTGGTAAGGCCGGTAGAAACAGATTAAGAGGAATTAGACCAACTGTTAGAGGTTCGGCAATGAACCCTAATGATCACCCCCATGGTGGTGGTGAAGGACATCAACCTATTGGTAGAAAAAGTCCTATGACCCCATGAGGTAAAAAAGCTCTTGGTGTTAAAACAAGAGCAACCAAAAAAGCATCAAATCAATTTATTATTAGAAGAAGAAAGGAAAGTAAATAA
- the rplD gene encoding 50S ribosomal protein L4, producing MAKKSLLEKFYISEKFDKQRNISFNFKKANKKISGNFPNFFEAVEEFIRVSEKTKNDTRVWFHRDGAYRGSVNIEKAKIIVSKVTQSKVENTKAIEFIEKENLVDKTLPKRVPITTKKISSKRKFNFDTTKLPKSVFGLERIYNQAIFDAILAERGAKRLATHKVKNRGEVSGTGKKPWDQKHTGRARSGSLRSPIFVGGGRAFGPTVERNYDLKINKKARRNALFSALSLLAKDNAVLVKDFQLEKISTRALLVELSKDDLANLNNILIVSSNETLFMSARNLPNVKISKISSLSVEALLAADVLVIGSEEIKFLEGMAK from the coding sequence ATGGCAAAAAAATCATTATTAGAAAAATTTTACATCTCTGAAAAGTTTGATAAACAAAGAAATATTTCATTTAATTTCAAAAAAGCAAATAAGAAAATTTCAGGAAACTTCCCTAACTTTTTTGAAGCAGTCGAAGAATTTATTAGAGTTAGTGAAAAAACTAAAAACGATACTAGAGTATGATTCCATCGTGATGGTGCATACCGTGGATCAGTTAATATCGAAAAGGCTAAAATTATTGTTTCAAAAGTTACTCAATCTAAAGTTGAAAATACTAAAGCAATTGAATTTATCGAAAAAGAAAACCTTGTTGATAAAACATTACCAAAAAGAGTTCCTATTACAACCAAAAAGATTAGCAGTAAAAGAAAATTCAATTTCGATACAACTAAATTACCAAAATCAGTATTTGGATTAGAAAGAATTTACAATCAAGCAATCTTTGATGCAATTTTAGCTGAAAGAGGAGCAAAAAGATTAGCAACTCACAAAGTTAAAAATCGTGGTGAAGTTAGCGGTACTGGTAAAAAACCATGAGATCAAAAACACACTGGTAGAGCTCGTAGTGGTTCACTAAGATCACCTATCTTTGTAGGTGGTGGTAGAGCCTTTGGACCAACAGTTGAAAGAAACTACGATTTAAAAATTAATAAAAAAGCAAGAAGAAATGCCTTATTCTCAGCACTATCACTACTAGCTAAAGATAATGCGGTTCTTGTTAAAGATTTTCAATTAGAAAAAATTTCAACTAGAGCATTATTAGTTGAATTATCAAAAGACGATTTAGCTAATTTGAATAATATATTAATTGTATCTTCAAATGAAACATTATTTATGTCAGCAAGAAATTTACCAAACGTTAAAATTTCTAAAATTTCAAGCTTATCAGTTGAAGCATTATTGGCAGCCGATGTACTTGTAATCGGATCAGAAGAAATTAAATTCTTAGAAGGGATGGCAAAATAA
- the rplW gene encoding 50S ribosomal protein L23 has product MNVNEVIKYPVLTEKSEISRSGQNVYTFVVDKRTNKVEVKKAVEFIFDVKVLKVNIINYDKKPAKLGRFAGFKNAVKKAIVYLDKESKIILFADEAKNDKSESTEKPAKKAEKTLSEAELKAAEKIKKAEASKKTSKPKAELEGKELQAEEQTAKKTKK; this is encoded by the coding sequence ATGAATGTAAATGAAGTTATTAAGTATCCAGTTTTAACAGAAAAATCTGAAATTTCTCGTTCAGGTCAAAACGTTTACACCTTTGTTGTTGATAAACGTACAAATAAAGTTGAAGTTAAAAAAGCAGTTGAATTTATTTTCGATGTTAAAGTTCTAAAAGTAAACATTATTAACTATGATAAAAAGCCAGCTAAATTAGGAAGATTTGCCGGATTTAAAAACGCTGTTAAAAAAGCTATTGTTTACTTAGATAAAGAATCAAAAATTATTTTATTTGCTGACGAGGCAAAAAATGATAAGAGCGAAAGTACTGAAAAACCAGCTAAGAAAGCTGAAAAAACCTTATCAGAAGCTGAGTTAAAAGCAGCTGAAAAAATTAAAAAGGCAGAAGCTTCTAAGAAAACTTCGAAACCAAAAGCAGAATTAGAAGGCAAAGAGTTACAAGCTGAAGAACAAACTGCTAAAAAAACTAAAAAATAG
- the rpsS gene encoding 30S ribosomal protein S19 yields MARSLKKEPFVDDHLMKKVVAILDNKAPKRPIKTWSRRSTIYPDFIGLTFQVHNGHAFIDVFVTNDMVGHKLGEFAPTRTFNGHGADKGKK; encoded by the coding sequence ATGGCACGTTCATTGAAAAAAGAACCATTTGTGGATGATCACTTAATGAAAAAAGTTGTTGCTATTTTAGATAATAAGGCACCAAAACGTCCAATTAAAACATGATCAAGACGTTCAACTATTTATCCAGATTTTATTGGATTAACATTCCAAGTTCACAATGGTCATGCTTTTATAGATGTATTTGTAACAAATGATATGGTAGGACATAAGTTAGGTGAATTCGCACCAACAAGAACATTTAACGGTCACGGCGCAGATAAGGGAAAGAAATAA